One Deinococcus aestuarii genomic window, CCAAACGGCCAGGGGTGACGGTCCACTCCCCGCGGGTCAGCGCGTACCGCACGACCTCCACGAGTTCGCCCCGGTACGCTTCCGGCTCGCCGCGTCCGGTCTCCCGCAGGCCCAGGCGGCGCATCAGCGCGTGCGAGCGGAGGTTGGGCGCGTACACCTGCGCGGTGACGGTCGCCAGCCCCAGCGGCCCGAAGGCGAGGGCGAGCATCTGTTCCCCCGCCGCCCGCCCCACGCCCCGCCCCCACAGCGCCCGCTCCCCGATCCCGATCCCGAACTGGCCCGAGGTGGGCGTCAGCTCCGCCAGGTCCACGTACCCCACGAGCCGCCCGCCCGCCTCGACGCCCAGCCGCAGGAAGTCCGGCTCCAGCCCCGCCACGATGGGCCGCCAGTGGGCGCGCACGAGGCGCGGCGCCAGGCCCGGCGTCCACCCCGCCGCCCGGCAGAACTCGGGGTCGGCGGCCCAGCGCACGGCGGCTTCCTCGTCGCCCGGACGCAGGGGGCGGAGGGTGACGGTCAGGGCCACAGGCTCCCCAGAATCGCCGCCGCCGTCCCGTCCCACCCGAGGTGGACGCCCTCGCCCGCCCAGAGGCTCAGGAATTCGGGCCGCCTTGCCCGCGCGGCGGCGGCGCGCAGATCACGGGTCAGCGCGTTCTGGAGGGGGAAGGGGAGAGGGTGCCCCACCGCCCCGGTCACCCGGTTGGCGAGGCCGCGCGCCGCCCGGCCGCTGAAGGCCCGGGTGAGGGTCGTGTCTCCCGGTCCCGCCGAGACGAGGGCCGCGCGGTACGGGGCGGAGGTGCCCGCCTCGGTCGCCCTCAGAAAGACGGTGCCGCACTGGGCGAGGCTCGCGCCCGCCGCCCGCGCCGCCCGGACGCCCGCCGCGTCCATCAGGCCCCCCGCCGCGACGACCGGGACCTCGACCGCGTTCACGACCGCCCGGGTCAGGCTCAGGGTGTCCGCCACCTCGTCGTGCGCCCAGCCGCCCCGGTGTCCGCCCGCCGGGCCACCCTGGACCACCACGGCGTCCACCCCGTCCGCCTCAAGGGCCTGAGCCTCCTCCACTCCGGTCGCCGTGCCGACGGCGAGGATGCCT contains:
- a CDS encoding GNAT family protein codes for the protein MALTVTLRPLRPGDEEAAVRWAADPEFCRAAGWTPGLAPRLVRAHWRPIVAGLEPDFLRLGVEAGGRLVGYVDLAELTPTSGQFGIGIGERALWGRGVGRAAGEQMLALAFGPLGLATVTAQVYAPNLRSHALMRRLGLRETGRGEPEAYRGELVEVVRYALTRGEWTVTPGRLEGKGSSPFG
- a CDS encoding NAD(P)H-dependent flavin oxidoreductase, with product MSGLMERLGLRVPVVQAPMAGGPTTPELVAAVSEAGGLGSLGAAYLTPGQIAEAGTAVRARTERPFAVNLFIPEPLAGVTEAEVAAAVAELAPLHEELGLAPPSLPGQVREDFGAQFRAVLDLRPAVFSFAFGRLGAEQRTALRDRGILAVGTATGVEEAQALEADGVDAVVVQGGPAGGHRGGWAHDEVADTLSLTRAVVNAVEVPVVAAGGLMDAAGVRAARAAGASLAQCGTVFLRATEAGTSAPYRAALVSAGPGDTTLTRAFSGRAARGLANRVTGAVGHPLPFPLQNALTRDLRAAAARARRPEFLSLWAGEGVHLGWDGTAAAILGSLWP